Sequence from the Calditrichota bacterium genome:
TGTGTCGTTTTTTCTTCCAATCCGAAATCGTTTAGTGCACGATTCTTACATTGACCGCTTTTTCCCCCTTCAGGTCGCTGCGGATGTCGAAAGAAACCCGCTGACCCTCCCGGAGTCCTTTGTTTTGAAGCGTAATATCCAGATCGCTGACGTGAACAAAATACTCTTCATCGTCATCGCCGAGAATGAACCCGTAACCCTTTGCAGGTTCCCACAATTTAACGGTACCGGTTTGCATGGCTTGTTCTCCTCCCATAATTCAGGTCCCCGGCAGCTCAAAGACGTGCCGGGGACGTCAACCAAAATTCTGTCAGTCCACCCATGTGGGCAGGTTGTATTTAAAGTACGGGCGCGGAATGAATCGTCTGGAAGAACGGATAATCGGATTGAACCAGGACGAATCATCAAAATTCAGTTTTTGCCAATTCTTGAATGTTCGGTCAGCGGCTTTCCAGTACACGTCCGACAAGATGGTCTCGCTTGTTCCGTCGGGGTAAAGGAGCCAGAGGTAGACATTGATTCCCGCTTTTCCGCGCGGATCGTAGCTTTTTACCTGAAAGGCCAGAAGATTTTTCCCCTGTTTCACCCGTT
This genomic interval carries:
- a CDS encoding cold-shock protein, whose translation is MQTGTVKLWEPAKGYGFILGDDDEEYFVHVSDLDITLQNKGLREGQRVSFDIRSDLKGEKAVNVRIVH